In Sedimentibacter sp. MB31-C6, one genomic interval encodes:
- a CDS encoding Xaa-Pro peptidase family protein, with amino-acid sequence MRQKYFDKLVNILKDRKLDALLIAPSEEMEFIMGHNTHLCERFQGLIIKSDGTYFYICNLLTVDEVQAVLGPDIKVYGWFDGDNFIDTVQKAFQENGLIGKTIGVNSTERAFIILQIMEAVNVKFVNGKPLLEEMRMIKDADELDNLRMAARITDESYEELLQFIKPGIKEADIAKKMNEIFKAKGADEGFTMVCSGPNSSYPHYNDDQRVIQEKDVIVLDWGCKYNDMCADMSRTVFVGDITDEERKIYEIVLQSQEAGEKAAVNGAYIPDVDKAAREVIEKAGYGEYFFTRLGHGIGYSVHESPDIKASNQRYLEEGMVFSVEPGIYIAGKVGMRIEDIVAVTENGNEILNKATKEIQIIKN; translated from the coding sequence ATGAGACAAAAATATTTTGATAAACTAGTCAATATTTTAAAAGATAGAAAATTGGATGCGTTACTAATTGCTCCATCAGAAGAAATGGAATTTATTATGGGACATAATACACATTTGTGTGAAAGATTTCAAGGGTTAATTATAAAAAGTGACGGAACATATTTTTACATATGTAATTTGTTGACGGTAGATGAAGTACAAGCGGTATTAGGTCCTGATATTAAGGTTTATGGATGGTTTGACGGTGACAATTTTATTGATACTGTACAGAAGGCATTTCAGGAAAATGGATTAATAGGTAAAACTATTGGAGTTAATTCAACAGAAAGGGCTTTTATTATACTTCAAATTATGGAAGCAGTGAATGTTAAATTTGTAAACGGAAAGCCTCTATTAGAAGAAATGAGAATGATAAAGGATGCTGACGAACTTGATAATTTGAGGATGGCTGCACGTATAACAGATGAATCTTATGAAGAATTATTGCAATTTATTAAACCAGGTATAAAAGAAGCAGATATAGCTAAGAAAATGAATGAAATTTTCAAAGCGAAAGGCGCTGATGAAGGTTTTACTATGGTTTGTTCAGGTCCTAATTCTTCTTATCCTCATTATAATGACGATCAAAGAGTTATACAGGAAAAAGATGTTATAGTTCTTGATTGGGGTTGTAAATATAATGATATGTGTGCAGATATGTCTAGAACAGTTTTTGTAGGTGATATTACTGATGAAGAAAGAAAAATATATGAAATTGTATTACAATCACAAGAAGCTGGAGAAAAAGCAGCAGTTAATGGAGCTTATATACCAGATGTAGATAAAGCAGCTAGAGAAGTGATAGAAAAGGCTGGATATGGAGAATATTTCTTCACTAGACTTGGACATGGTATTGGATATTCTGTTCATGAGTCTCCAGACATTAAAGCAAGTAATCAAAGATATTTAGAAGAAGGAATGGTATTTAGCGTTGAGCCTGGCATATATATAGCTGGAAAAGTAGGAATGAGGATAGAAGATATAGTTGCAGTAACAGAAAATGGCAACGAGATTTTAAATAAAGCGACAAAAGAAATACAAATTATCAAAAACTAA
- a CDS encoding NAD(P)/FAD-dependent oxidoreductase, with protein MKTSADIVIIGGGISGCSIAYNLAKKGVKNIIVLEKSYICSGSTGRCGAGVRMQWGTDMNCKIAKKSIEFYEHANEILEYDRDVDFKQSGYLLIADTDKEIEQFKKNIKIQHKYGIPSRMLNLDEAREIVPYLNTSILKGAAYCEKDGFLNPFHTTDAFYKAAKKLGVEFNTFTEVTNIIVKSDKVVGVVTNNGNIATNCVVNATNGWSKEISEMVGIDIPVYSERHQILATEPVEPMQGPMVMSFGLNLYVQQSPEGSFIMGRGDSNEPRDLRMTSSWEFIEEMAKTIDLILPPISKLRVVRQWAGLYNMTPDKQPIYEKSKDVEGFYMAVGFSGHGFMFGPITGIVMSEMILDEEPTIDVSMLNLNRFKTGNLLLEPSVV; from the coding sequence ATGAAGACTAGTGCAGATATAGTAATTATAGGAGGAGGAATTTCTGGTTGTTCAATAGCATACAATTTAGCTAAAAAAGGAGTTAAAAATATAATTGTACTAGAGAAAAGTTATATTTGTAGTGGTTCCACAGGAAGATGTGGTGCTGGAGTAAGGATGCAGTGGGGAACAGATATGAACTGTAAAATAGCTAAAAAAAGTATAGAATTTTATGAACATGCAAATGAAATACTAGAATATGATAGGGATGTTGATTTTAAGCAAAGTGGATATTTGTTAATTGCAGATACTGATAAAGAAATTGAACAGTTTAAGAAAAATATAAAGATACAGCATAAATATGGAATACCTTCGCGTATGTTAAATTTAGATGAAGCAAGAGAAATCGTACCATACTTAAATACTAGTATTTTAAAGGGTGCTGCTTATTGTGAAAAAGACGGATTTTTGAATCCATTTCATACAACTGATGCATTTTATAAAGCTGCTAAAAAATTAGGAGTAGAGTTTAATACTTTCACTGAAGTAACTAATATAATTGTTAAAAGTGATAAAGTAGTTGGTGTAGTAACTAATAATGGAAATATAGCTACAAATTGCGTAGTTAATGCAACTAATGGATGGTCTAAAGAAATATCAGAAATGGTGGGTATTGATATTCCTGTATATTCAGAAAGACATCAAATTTTAGCAACTGAACCAGTTGAACCTATGCAAGGTCCTATGGTAATGTCCTTTGGTTTAAATCTTTATGTTCAACAATCACCGGAAGGTTCTTTTATAATGGGAAGAGGAGATTCTAATGAACCAAGAGATTTAAGAATGACTTCAAGTTGGGAATTCATTGAAGAAATGGCTAAAACAATCGATTTAATTCTTCCTCCAATATCTAAGTTAAGGGTAGTCAGACAGTGGGCGGGTCTTTATAATATGACTCCTGATAAACAACCTATATACGAAAAATCAAAAGATGTTGAAGGTTTTTATATGGCTGTGGGTTTCAGTGGACATGGTTTTATGTTTGGTCCTATTACAGGAATAGTGATGTCAGAAATGATTTTAGATGAGGAACCTACTATCGATGTAAGCATGCTGAATTTAAATAGATTTAAAACAGGAAATTTATTACTTGAACCATCAGTAGTTTAG
- a CDS encoding (2Fe-2S)-binding protein: MDENTIICRCSDVTLKEVRNLISEGYITFEEIKRITRIGMGPCQGKTCGQLVMREIALATGKNIKDVKFQTNRPPVVGVKLGLIAEEGRKDED; encoded by the coding sequence ATGGATGAAAATACAATTATTTGTAGATGTTCAGACGTTACCTTAAAAGAAGTAAGAAATTTAATAAGCGAAGGGTATATAACTTTTGAAGAAATAAAAAGAATAACCCGTATAGGAATGGGACCTTGTCAGGGAAAAACTTGCGGTCAACTAGTTATGAGGGAAATTGCTTTAGCAACAGGCAAAAATATAAAAGATGTAAAATTTCAAACAAATAGACCTCCTGTTGTAGGTGTAAAACTAGGATTAATTGCAGAGGAGGGTAGAAAAGATGAAGACTAG
- a CDS encoding 4Fe-4S binding protein, giving the protein MFEQTGIPSKDMIMEKFPLVDRINRGPVAVVECYKEIPCNPCQTACKLDAIKVGTDINSVPKVNFENCSGCGICLSKCPGLAIMIVDGSKSNYTVEVKIPYEFLPLPKKDEIVKGLDREGNYITDAKVLKILNPKSFDRTPIITIEIDRKYLYDIRNIKVEV; this is encoded by the coding sequence ATGTTCGAACAAACGGGAATTCCAAGTAAAGATATGATTATGGAAAAGTTTCCTTTAGTAGATAGAATTAATAGGGGGCCAGTTGCTGTAGTTGAGTGTTATAAAGAAATACCATGTAATCCATGTCAAACTGCTTGTAAGTTAGATGCAATTAAAGTAGGAACAGATATTAATAGTGTCCCTAAAGTGAATTTTGAGAATTGTTCTGGTTGTGGAATTTGTTTAAGTAAATGTCCGGGTTTAGCTATAATGATAGTGGATGGTTCCAAATCAAATTATACAGTAGAAGTAAAGATACCTTATGAATTTTTGCCATTACCTAAAAAAGATGAAATAGTAAAGGGGTTAGATAGAGAAGGAAATTACATAACAGATGCAAAGGTGTTAAAGATATTAAATCCAAAATCTTTTGATAGAACTCCAATAATTACAATAGAAATTGATAGGAAATATTTATATGATATAAGAAATATAAAAGTGGAGGTATAG
- a CDS encoding NAD(P)/FAD-dependent oxidoreductase codes for MKEADLVVIGGGPAGLCAAISAAKSGSKVLIIERNKDFGGQLVKQTHMFFGSEKQYASTRGIDIKEILVNELKMLYENVKVMMDSTVVGMYEDGVITILHKEDNYFKIKPKAIVVATGAFEKYLAFPNNDLPGIYGAGAVQTLMNVYGVKPGKKVLMVGAGNIGLIVSYQLMQAGVEVVAILDAAPKIGGYLVHASKIRRMGVPILTSHTVKEAIGKDCLEKVIVCKVNDKFEQISDTEKEFNVDVMCISVGLTPLNELLSMRGCEMKYVPQLSGSVPVRNDNYETSIENVFVAGDACGIEEASSAMVEGYLAGLCAAAKIGHKSNDYEVKRAEFEKQLYNLRSGPVGQKILIGIEQIVNR; via the coding sequence ATGAAAGAGGCCGATTTAGTTGTAATTGGTGGTGGTCCAGCAGGTTTATGTGCTGCAATAAGTGCTGCTAAAAGTGGTTCAAAGGTACTTATTATAGAGAGAAACAAAGACTTCGGCGGTCAATTAGTTAAACAAACACATATGTTTTTTGGTTCAGAAAAACAATATGCTTCAACAAGAGGAATTGACATAAAAGAAATATTAGTAAATGAATTAAAAATGTTATATGAAAACGTTAAAGTAATGATGGATTCTACTGTTGTTGGTATGTATGAAGATGGTGTAATCACTATTTTACATAAAGAAGACAATTATTTTAAAATAAAGCCAAAAGCTATTGTTGTTGCAACAGGAGCCTTTGAAAAATACCTAGCATTTCCAAATAATGATTTACCAGGAATTTATGGTGCAGGAGCGGTACAAACATTAATGAATGTATATGGTGTTAAACCAGGAAAAAAAGTTCTTATGGTAGGGGCTGGAAATATTGGTCTCATAGTAAGTTATCAATTGATGCAAGCTGGTGTAGAAGTTGTAGCTATTCTTGATGCAGCTCCAAAAATTGGAGGATATTTAGTTCATGCTTCAAAAATTAGGAGAATGGGTGTACCTATTTTAACTTCTCATACGGTAAAAGAGGCTATTGGAAAAGATTGTTTAGAAAAAGTAATAGTATGTAAAGTTAATGATAAATTTGAACAAATTAGTGATACGGAAAAAGAATTTAATGTTGATGTTATGTGCATTTCTGTTGGCCTTACTCCTTTAAATGAGTTGTTATCAATGAGGGGATGTGAAATGAAGTATGTTCCCCAATTAAGCGGTTCTGTTCCCGTGAGAAACGATAATTACGAAACCTCTATAGAAAATGTATTTGTAGCAGGTGATGCATGTGGTATAGAAGAAGCAAGTTCAGCAATGGTAGAAGGATATTTAGCTGGCCTTTGTGCAGCAGCGAAAATAGGACATAAGTCTAATGACTATGAAGTAAAAAGGGCAGAATTTGAGAAACAATTATATAACTTACGCTCAGGACCAGTTGGACAAAAAATTTTGATTGGAATTGAGCAAATTGTAAATAGATAA
- a CDS encoding (2Fe-2S)-binding protein, whose product MRIENHPILEFKRKKIIKFTFNGQEVEGYEGETIAAALHAAGVKVLGKSLFSNRPRGFFCAIGNCSSCFMVVNGVPNIKTCVTDLKEGMIVETQEGKGVIK is encoded by the coding sequence ATGCGAATTGAAAACCATCCTATTCTTGAATTTAAAAGAAAAAAAATAATTAAATTTACTTTTAATGGACAAGAAGTAGAAGGATATGAAGGAGAAACGATAGCTGCAGCTTTGCATGCAGCAGGTGTAAAGGTTTTAGGCAAAAGTTTATTTTCTAACAGACCAAGAGGATTTTTTTGTGCAATTGGTAATTGTTCATCTTGCTTTATGGTAGTTAATGGTGTACCTAATATTAAAACTTGTGTTACTGATTTAAAAGAAGGGATGATAGTTGAAACTCAGGAAGGAAAAGGGGTGATAAAATGA
- the trkA gene encoding Trk system potassium transporter TrkA encodes MKIIIVGGGKVGYTLAQQLSTENHDITLVDNNSNVLNRADETLDVMCIKGNGASAEILKAAGVSHTDLLITVTDSDELNMICSVIGKKLGALHTVARIRNTDYSNEHKMLKQELELDMVINPEMDAAAEISRTLQFTSATNVETFANNMLEMVQFRVLETDPIVNKTLIDLAKTRPSNVLFCAVSRNNEVFIPKGSFVFNPNDVVYVIGERGDISSFFNYLGRSSQKPKNITIVGGSRISIYLTWLLSEIGMNVKIIELKKERCLLLNEILSNALIICGDGTDQEVLDNENIVSADAFVALTDRDEENLISSLYAHQCNVPKVVLKINRLNYVPIVKKLGLDSIISPKYTTANNILRYVRALNNSKGIAVEKLYKIMDDKAEVAEFTAKNPNELVGLLNIKLKDLNLKKDILIAAIVRNKKIIIPYGDDLIKAGDKVIVVTKKGFITDLKEILEA; translated from the coding sequence ATGAAAATAATTATAGTCGGTGGAGGTAAAGTTGGTTATACTCTAGCTCAACAACTCTCTACTGAAAATCATGATATAACGCTAGTTGATAACAATTCTAATGTATTGAATCGTGCTGATGAAACCTTAGATGTTATGTGTATAAAAGGAAATGGAGCAAGCGCAGAAATATTAAAGGCAGCTGGTGTTAGTCATACAGACCTATTAATTACCGTTACAGATAGTGATGAATTAAATATGATTTGTAGTGTCATTGGTAAAAAGTTAGGTGCATTGCACACAGTTGCTAGAATTAGGAATACAGATTATTCCAATGAGCATAAAATGCTAAAGCAAGAGCTTGAGCTTGACATGGTTATAAACCCTGAAATGGATGCTGCTGCAGAAATATCAAGAACATTGCAGTTTACTTCTGCCACCAATGTTGAAACTTTTGCAAATAATATGTTAGAAATGGTTCAATTTCGAGTATTAGAAACAGACCCTATAGTTAATAAAACATTAATTGATTTAGCTAAAACCAGACCATCAAATGTATTGTTCTGTGCAGTTAGCAGAAATAACGAAGTCTTTATACCAAAAGGAAGCTTTGTATTTAATCCAAATGATGTAGTTTATGTAATTGGAGAAAGAGGCGATATATCAAGTTTCTTTAATTATTTAGGACGCAGTTCTCAAAAACCAAAAAATATTACTATAGTTGGTGGAAGCAGAATTAGTATTTATTTAACATGGCTTTTAAGTGAAATTGGAATGAATGTAAAAATAATTGAACTTAAAAAAGAGAGATGTCTTCTCTTAAATGAAATTTTATCTAATGCATTGATAATTTGTGGGGACGGTACAGATCAGGAAGTTTTAGACAATGAAAATATTGTTTCAGCTGACGCTTTTGTAGCTCTTACTGACAGAGATGAAGAGAATTTAATTAGCTCTCTATATGCACATCAATGCAATGTGCCTAAAGTAGTACTAAAAATAAATCGTTTAAATTATGTGCCAATTGTTAAAAAACTAGGTTTAGACAGTATAATTAGTCCAAAATATACAACTGCTAATAATATATTAAGATATGTAAGAGCACTGAATAATTCAAAAGGAATCGCTGTAGAAAAATTATACAAAATTATGGATGATAAAGCCGAAGTTGCTGAATTTACTGCAAAAAACCCAAACGAATTAGTAGGACTTTTAAATATTAAATTAAAAGATTTAAACTTAAAAAAAGATATATTGATAGCAGCAATAGTTCGAAATAAAAAAATTATTATTCCATATGGTGATGATTTAATAAAAGCAGGGGACAAAGTTATTGTTGTTACAAAAAAAGGATTTATAACTGATTTAAAAGAAATTCTAGAAGCTTAA
- a CDS encoding TrkH family potassium uptake protein yields MNIRIVLKVIGTVMFWEAFLMFPSLIISLVDKSYDINAFLISIILIGIIGAILKNFKTNGSHMRKREGFAAVSISWLAMSIFGALPFYISGSIPSYIDALFETASGFTTTGASILLDIESLPRGLLFWRSFTHWIGGMGVLVFTLALVPSLGARSGFLMKAESPGPSPGKLVPKLSETAKILYIIYGVMTGILIIFLVISGMSVFDSFIHAFGTAGTGGFSNRALSVGAYNNPWIDWIITIFMFLFGVNFSLHYFILRGDWKNVFKNEEFRFYGITVLIAILLICINILPLNDFSIADSLRQSAFQVSTVVTTTGYATTDFNLWPTFSKTILMMLMIFGACAGSTGGGIKFVRILVLVKSVYYEIKHTIHPNSVRTVKVDGKSLDTDTLTSIMIFFFAYVAILIIAVIIISLDNFDFMTTFSSVIATLSNIGPGFEMVGPMGNYEAFSNLSKIVLTACMIIGRLEIIPVIVLLSPSIYKKN; encoded by the coding sequence ATGAATATACGAATTGTACTTAAAGTGATTGGTACAGTAATGTTTTGGGAAGCATTTTTAATGTTCCCATCTCTTATAATTTCACTTGTAGACAAGAGTTATGATATTAACGCCTTTCTTATATCAATAATATTAATAGGTATAATCGGTGCTATATTAAAAAACTTTAAAACAAATGGATCTCATATGAGAAAACGTGAAGGTTTTGCTGCCGTATCTATTAGTTGGTTAGCAATGTCCATATTTGGAGCCCTTCCATTTTATATAAGCGGTTCAATTCCTTCTTATATTGATGCACTTTTTGAAACAGCTTCAGGATTCACTACTACAGGAGCTAGTATATTACTAGATATTGAAAGTTTACCAAGAGGATTGTTATTCTGGAGAAGTTTTACTCACTGGATAGGTGGTATGGGAGTTCTTGTTTTTACATTAGCATTAGTTCCTTCATTAGGTGCTCGTTCAGGTTTCTTAATGAAAGCAGAAAGCCCGGGGCCTTCCCCTGGGAAACTAGTTCCTAAACTATCTGAAACTGCAAAAATACTATATATAATATATGGTGTAATGACTGGAATTTTAATAATTTTCCTTGTGATTTCTGGTATGTCTGTTTTTGATTCATTTATACATGCATTTGGAACAGCAGGTACAGGTGGTTTTTCTAACCGTGCATTAAGTGTTGGGGCATATAATAATCCATGGATTGATTGGATTATTACGATTTTTATGTTTTTATTTGGAGTAAATTTCTCCTTGCATTATTTTATATTAAGAGGTGACTGGAAAAATGTATTTAAAAATGAAGAATTTCGCTTTTATGGTATAACTGTTTTAATAGCTATACTATTAATTTGCATAAATATTTTGCCATTAAATGATTTTTCTATAGCTGATTCATTAAGGCAATCAGCTTTTCAAGTATCAACAGTAGTTACGACAACAGGATATGCTACAACTGATTTTAATCTATGGCCTACCTTTTCAAAAACAATTTTGATGATGCTTATGATTTTTGGTGCTTGTGCTGGTTCTACAGGTGGAGGTATTAAGTTTGTTAGAATTTTAGTTTTAGTTAAATCTGTTTACTATGAAATTAAACATACTATACATCCTAATTCAGTAAGAACTGTAAAGGTTGATGGTAAATCACTTGATACAGATACACTAACAAGCATTATGATTTTCTTTTTTGCTTATGTTGCAATTTTAATAATAGCTGTAATTATTATATCTTTAGATAATTTTGATTTTATGACTACTTTTTCATCTGTAATTGCAACCCTTAGTAATATTGGTCCAGGTTTTGAGATGGTTGGACCAATGGGTAATTATGAAGCCTTTTCAAATTTAAGTAAAATTGTTTTAACAGCTTGTATGATTATAGGTAGATTAGAAATAATACCAGTCATCGTTCTACTCTCACCATCTATTTATAAGAAAAACTGA
- the cobI gene encoding precorrin-2 C(20)-methyltransferase, whose protein sequence is MFYGIGVGVGSSDTITKKAIDILKELDILFVPTAKNLDSFSVAHNIVQCYLKDNIIIKDRYFPMNYNTKKLQNTWKAIANEIEKDVLEDKKVGFVTIGDPMVYSTYIYLLKLLKDKVKIITIPGITSFLDIAANNNFPLVEGNDSLVIIPATIGIDKLKRYIINENSIVIMKVYKDYDEIINLLIDEQLERYAIAVSNSSKNEEVIYKNISDMKKEDISYFTTILINKKWEI, encoded by the coding sequence ATGTTTTACGGAATAGGAGTTGGAGTTGGAAGTAGCGATACAATTACAAAAAAAGCCATTGATATTTTAAAAGAGTTAGATATTTTATTTGTTCCAACTGCTAAAAATTTAGATTCATTTAGCGTAGCTCATAATATAGTTCAATGCTATTTAAAAGATAATATTATTATTAAAGATAGATATTTTCCAATGAATTACAATACTAAAAAATTGCAAAATACTTGGAAAGCAATAGCAAATGAAATTGAAAAAGATGTTCTAGAAGATAAAAAAGTTGGATTCGTAACTATTGGAGACCCAATGGTGTACAGTACATATATTTATTTATTAAAATTATTAAAAGACAAAGTAAAGATAATTACAATACCTGGTATAACATCATTTTTAGATATTGCTGCAAATAATAATTTTCCATTAGTTGAGGGGAATGATTCATTGGTAATTATACCAGCTACAATTGGAATTGATAAATTGAAAAGGTACATAATAAACGAAAATTCTATCGTAATAATGAAAGTATATAAAGATTATGATGAAATTATTAACCTTTTGATAGATGAACAACTTGAAAGATATGCCATAGCAGTTAGTAATTCATCTAAAAACGAAGAAGTGATATATAAAAATATAAGTGATATGAAAAAAGAAGATATATCGTATTTTACAACTATATTAATAAATAAAAAATGGGAGATATGA
- a CDS encoding precorrin-8X methylmutase: MNNIKFVEPHDIEKRSFKIIQQEIGDIKLSPEIEPIIKRAIHTSADFDYLNSLKFSKDAVKRGKEAIKKGATIITDTNMVYAGINKKIAAKFGVNVHCFMADEDVLKEAELRGETRATISMERASKINGPVIFAIGNAPTALIKLYEIIKEGNFIPELIIGVPVGFVNVIEAKELIMSLDDVEFIVAKGRKGGSNIAAAICNALLYDI, encoded by the coding sequence ATGAACAATATAAAATTTGTAGAACCCCATGATATTGAAAAAAGAAGTTTTAAGATAATACAACAAGAAATTGGTGATATAAAATTAAGTCCTGAAATAGAACCAATAATAAAAAGAGCAATACATACATCAGCGGATTTTGATTATTTAAATTCATTGAAATTTTCAAAAGATGCTGTTAAAAGAGGCAAAGAAGCAATAAAAAAGGGTGCGACTATTATAACAGATACTAATATGGTTTACGCTGGTATAAATAAAAAGATAGCTGCCAAATTTGGTGTAAATGTTCATTGCTTTATGGCAGATGAAGATGTATTAAAGGAAGCTGAATTGCGGGGAGAAACAAGAGCTACAATTTCAATGGAAAGAGCATCTAAAATAAATGGACCTGTAATTTTTGCAATTGGAAATGCTCCTACCGCATTAATTAAGCTATATGAAATTATTAAAGAAGGTAATTTTATACCTGAACTTATAATTGGAGTACCAGTAGGCTTTGTAAATGTAATTGAAGCAAAGGAGCTTATAATGAGCCTTGACGATGTAGAATTTATTGTGGCAAAGGGTAGAAAAGGTGGCAGTAATATTGCAGCAGCAATTTGTAATGCTCTGCTTTACGATATATAA
- a CDS encoding cobalt-precorrin 5A hydrolase, with the protein MNIDIYAFSGNGAKLCDKIIEGLNEHNIEAFVPKRYVYSARYVEVRQDNLYNSTKKSFKEKNCIIFIGALGIAVRAIAPFIKSKKTDPAIICIDEKGQNIISLLSGHIGGANQLSIKIADIVGGNPIITTATDINGKFAVDEWAANKNMHLFSLKAARDIAADILENKKIGLASDFQITEKFPPEIDVNQNEIGICLSLDSNKKPFDNTLNVIPKIVSVGVGCRKNTNFKNIYYAIKDVLTENNISHWAIKSLNSIDLKKDEEAIIKTARIFKVPFFTYSKDELNKINGQFSKSNFVNSITGVDTVCERAAIIGSNSHKLTIKKTVKNSITVAVAIDNFDIDFKYKSC; encoded by the coding sequence TTGAATATAGATATATATGCATTTTCTGGAAACGGTGCAAAATTGTGTGATAAAATTATTGAAGGATTAAATGAGCATAATATAGAAGCTTTTGTACCTAAAAGGTATGTATATTCAGCTCGTTATGTTGAAGTTAGACAAGATAATTTATATAACAGCACTAAAAAATCTTTTAAAGAAAAAAATTGTATTATTTTTATAGGCGCTCTTGGAATTGCAGTTAGAGCTATAGCACCTTTTATAAAAAGCAAAAAAACAGATCCTGCAATAATATGTATAGATGAAAAAGGACAGAATATCATTTCTTTATTAAGTGGGCATATTGGTGGAGCAAATCAATTGAGTATTAAAATTGCTGATATAGTAGGGGGAAATCCAATTATTACAACAGCTACTGATATTAATGGTAAATTTGCTGTTGATGAATGGGCAGCTAATAAAAATATGCATTTATTTAGCCTTAAAGCTGCAAGAGATATAGCAGCAGACATATTAGAGAATAAAAAAATAGGACTTGCAAGTGATTTTCAAATAACAGAAAAATTTCCTCCTGAAATAGATGTAAATCAAAATGAAATAGGAATATGTTTAAGTTTAGATAGTAATAAAAAACCCTTTGATAATACTTTAAATGTAATTCCAAAGATAGTTTCTGTTGGAGTTGGTTGTAGAAAAAACACAAATTTTAAAAATATATATTATGCAATAAAAGATGTATTGACGGAAAATAATATATCTCATTGGGCAATAAAATCATTAAATTCAATAGATTTAAAAAAAGATGAAGAAGCTATTATCAAAACAGCACGCATTTTTAAAGTACCATTTTTTACTTATAGTAAAGATGAGTTAAATAAGATTAATGGACAATTTTCAAAATCAAATTTTGTAAATTCTATAACTGGTGTTGATACTGTTTGCGAAAGAGCAGCTATTATTGGAAGCAATTCACATAAACTTACAATAAAGAAAACAGTTAAAAATTCTATAACAGTAGCTGTAGCTATAGATAATTTTGATATTGATTTTAAATATAAAAGTTGTTAG